CTGACAATGTTACTGACAGATTATATGCATCTGGGTATCTTACATTTGTTAGGGGTAATTTGATTACGTGGCGTAGTAAGAAGTAGAAAATGGCGTCAATGTCGTCTGTGGAAGCTAAGTGTAGAGGTATGGCACATGAAATATGTGAACTTCTTTGGTTACGTAAAATTTTGAGATGTCTTGGTTTTGAACCAAAGGAGAGTACGAAGTCATATTGTGACAATAAATCTGCAAGGGAAATAGCTGATAATCCAGTacaacatgatcgaacaaagcatgtggaggttTTCCAAGACTCAGTTATCAAGTTTGGCATGTATGATATCCATGCActaacttgagggggagtgttgattTGAGTCTTAATTGTAAATATTCTTGGAGTCCTATTTTAGGTAGGAATATGATTTGTAATTTTTAGGATTTAGTTTCCTTATATTTTGTAATTACCTTCCTTGTAAATAAGTGTGTGCCTATATATTACCTTAAAGGATGAATAAAATAATGAAGCATTCAACGTATTTCTTCTAAAATTAAGTTTgaaacttgtttggtattctacttgaattcaacttttaaactcaaaaatacTTTTCAAGTTTTAAGTCTTGAAAACTCATTTGGTAGGACTCTTTTTTAAAACCAAACTCAAgattaacttaaaaattagcATCGTTTCTCATTTACACCAAAAGTGCGTTTGtagagtttttaaatttaaactcAATTTCTCTCTCCCTTGTCCTCTCACACCGAATCTTGTCTCTTCTATCTCTATCCTTTATCTCTCCTTCGTTCCTTTCTcctatttctctctcctctctgtcTCCTCCGATCCTCTATCATCTTACTCTCTCTTCCaatgctctctctcttctttgacCCTCTCACTTTCTTTGTGTTGAATTTAAAAGTTCCACTTCATCAGGGTGTTGTCGTAGGATGagattgttttctttaaaaacaattttgaaTCTCAgatttaggattttaaagaaaattgttctgAAGAGATGTTCTtaacaaatattttgaaaaatgatgAAACTTTTGAATAGGATAGCAAACAGGCCCTAAGTATTCAAATCCAATCATTTCAAATAAGTGTGGGTAACGGTGGATGAACGAGGCCATGGCAAAGTGGAGGAGGAGTTGATGAGAGAGAAATAACCTAAGCAGCGAAGGAAGGGTGTGAGAAAGACAAGGGGTTATTTATGTCTTTTCACTCTAAAGGGCAAAATTCTAAGAATTCTAAAAGTTGGGATAAAATTcttttgaagcttttttaaAAGGGGCATTTACGACAATTTACCTTGGTCAAGAACGAAAACAAACTTGTTGGCCTTGGGCTACATCCCAAAAATTGACATCCTTCGATTGGGGAATTTAATAGAGACATTACTGCTGAGATTCTAACCGAAAAATTAGACATTTCATGCCCTCGGAGAGTGCTACTAATGTAGTtctttgggctacatcaaaaaataaattttgtagCTACACATCATCTATTACGTAATAACCTTTAGTCATAAAATTTGATTGGTCCAAATGCTCGGCGGCTGGCACTTTTTAGCCCTCCTGAGGGCTGATTTGAGAGAACAGGAAGTAAGACCATGCAGATTTCATCCAAACAAGCAAAATACAAGTACAAAAGCATCATCATATTGCAAGCACCTCTCTGTGCTACTGAGCtcatcaacttttcatcctaattttgtcaaacaattcgAGTTTTTGTCCTCGATATCATACCGCACGTATccactttaaatttcttttccttttgtcttagttctttttcaattcaaatttgGACTTTGCTACAAAAATTCCATAGTATCCAAAACATGCATAGCTTTAAAGTTAAATGCAAGGACACCGGACACCTTACCCCAGAACCTTCTTAGACCCTGGTTCTTCCTCAGCTGTCACGCCCATTCATTCTTggtatttcttctttttttacgGTATTCCATCGATGTGGGTCTCGATTATGTCTTTCGTCACAACTGAACCAGTTGATTCCTCCAATTGTGTACCGACATCCTCTAGCTCACCAGGACATGTCCCGTGAATTTTCACCTGTTCAGAACATTGAACGACAATATGTGTTAGTGTTAGCTAAGCACACCTATATTTCTTTACTTTTAATTGGTAAAAGTAAAATCAAGAGACAAAACAGAATGGCTTACAACAAATGAACCGACATTCAAAACCAAGTTGGATGCATGGACAGACATTCAAATCAACTCAACTCAGCAAGCCAGAGATATGTTAAAGGAGTTTTCTGAATTTCAGTTCCCTTGGAGGGCTGTTATGGAGTTCTGTATAAGAACATGTGGCAGTTACatgaaaccaacattcaaaacAAAGTTGGATACTGCTGGTTTAGATTTGTGATACTTCAACCAACCCCATAGCCCCTAATTGGGACATGGTGATTTATTACCTCTTATACGAGTCTGAGGCTCCCAGCAGCTCAAGTAAGGCCCCAAAGTGTATGCTACAAACATTGTACATTTGTAAACTCTGTTTTAACTTCTGATATGAAGTTTAATTCAACTGTGATTGTAAGGGAAGCTGCTACTACCTAAGCATGATTGCTTAATTATATCATCTCAACTCAACAAAGCCCTAAACCTCAAATAATTCGAATTCCCTAAGTGTAAGATAAATATCAGTCCGATCCTCGCGAACTATTTACGGAGCATAGAATTATGATATTTCTTATCAAAATCCCTTGATACTAGATACTCAAAAAGCAGTGAGAAAGCTAAcatatatgcattctacaacTATCAGAACCAACAATCTCCGAATCTCTCATttcgaaaattgaaaaactcGATAGGTGAACATTTCtataacaaaaaagaaaaggataagACTCCAAACAATCTTGAATCCATTCCTACGGCAAATCTGACAATGTGAAACTTGCAAAGCATAAGCTCTCTTCAATAACAGCATACCAATTTCAGACTAGCACAACAAAATCCCCTCAACTTTGGCATAAACCCTTAAACCCCAACTGGGTACTAATTGAACCACCAAAATCTTATTTTCCAAAAATAAcaagtaacaaataaataagaaattacctTGCGAAGCTCATTGGATTCAAGGTTCTCTATAAAAGAAGCGGCGACGCTGGCTGTCAAGCCGGACTTCCCCACCAACTGGGACTTAAGCTTCTTCCCCAAGCTGTGAGCATAAGAAGCAAgttccttcttttctttcacCGTCAGCGTCGGCGGCTTCACCCCATCTCTCTTCAGAGCAGGTGTAGGATCCGAACTCACTTGGCCATCCTCTTTATTATCCGAGTTCTCTATTTCGATCTCAATTTCTTCACCATTATTATTATCTTCTGGAATTTCGAGTTGTTGGGTTTGTGCTTCTTCTTGTAAAGAGGCCTTGGGGGAGGTGGAGAGTGGGGAGCGGTGGGAGGGAGGCagaaggagagagggcgagACGAGAAGGAAGGAAGGGAATGGGAGATAAGTGTACGGCGTGGGATGTGGAGATGCGTGAAtgcaatggtggtggtggtggtggaggtaaCAAGGGGTTTGAGGAAAAGGGAGAAGGAAgaatatggtggtggtggtggtggtgggaggtggaggaggaggtggagccGGTGACAGGTTGGAACTCCTACTGCTGCcgccattttctttttcgctggTTCTTAACAATGCGGGCCTTGGATTTGTTCAGAGTCGCTCTAATAATAATCCGCCCAAGCCCAAGAGCAGATCGTACTTGAGGGCTGGTTAGTAAATTCGTGTGTTATACACGTAACATATGTTTAATACGTATTAACATTTGTCTACACACTTtatgtgtatgaacacatttttttagaaaataaggagagagggagagagagagagaatgtggggggggggggagtgggaggtttttgttcttggttttttttttattaatattggaggtattttaacatcacatgtaggtgaggcttcaataaaaaacagtaaaatttggacctatgaaattacattattgtccatcattttttgtgtgtgatagaagaataatttgtcttttcaccctcttttggttgacaaatagggttttattaattagtagagattatttttcacaaattttttttgttgaaactaACTATTGAAAGATAATAGAGACAAGGTGCCACAAAGAGAGAAGGACTTAAGGAATTTTGTGTGGAATTCTTCATGTttagtgtctttatttatattaatcaTGATGGGTTTTACTTACCCaacaagtaatacaagttgtacaaGGAAAAAATCTTCTAAATCCTATTGAATTCCTACTACCTTACATAACCACACTTAAAGTAAAACACTACTAACAACACTTCTATCTTGAATGTGTAGAATTTAGGAAGTAATTGCATACGGTCTTCATCATTAGCAGATGGGGGTAATTGTCGTCTGTTATTGCATACGCGAGTCTTAAAGTAGGGATGCATGTAAAGGATAAAGTTTCACCAAAACCTGGCTACGATAAACCTAGTGGAACAAACTCGTAGTCTAAGGCGAAAAATGTGAGTTAATGCAATGTTGATACTTGACATCTTCAGGATGCATCAAGTAGTTGAAAATGCACACAAGGTATGACCATCCTCATgtgggtgcctcatcaaaacctcatTAGGTTAGCAAAATtccaatgggaaaaatgctcttGATCTAAAGGAAAAAAGTATAGTAAGGTCAAGTTTGAAGATGCTCCCCCTAAGTTCGACAAAACTCCCTATAAAAACTACAAGCGTTGCTGCGTTGCAAATGAGATAGGTCATGCGATCAAATACCTTggtaatattttggaagataGACATTGGAAACAACTTCATGAAGAGATCAACAATGTTACCTTGGGTCGGatctgcttgacttcaatcttttaATACTTTGCTGATGAGTGAAAAAGAACGTCGATGGCGCAATactcttggtgttgacttcttGGATCGTCTAGTCGATGTAAGCAACATTGTTTTCATGGATTGTTGTTAGAACTCAATGATAAATGAAATCCACAAGTGCTtcaaatatgctcaacaagaactctcAACCATATTTCTCACGCATGGCGTAGTGAGGTGTGGTGAGCTTAGCACTAATCGAAGATTTTGCAACTAAGAACTATTatgtggacctccaagatattatgGTATtctctaacggtaaagacattgAGAACGttccttgtgcgggtttgataaggAACCAACATCATGCTATCAGCAAACAAACAAGTATTAGTtccttttttcatatttttaaatcatgtttttcttacctatgcatatgttcatgttcGTTACATACTTTTACGTGTCTATCATCTTGTATGTATTCTCTTTAGGCTTAAATATCAAAatggtccatgtgttatagTCATATGGCCAATTTAGTCCCCGTGTTTTCGATTTGGCTAATTTAGTCCTCATGTTTGTCTCTGTTagccaattaaggacatttcattcaatctctatgaaaaaaattataagaaaaattatatgagaAATAATTATCCTTTCTCTTTACAGAAAATGCAAATTAATGAGAAATAACACATATAGCAAATAAAATTTCCAATCTGAAAAATAATTAAGGTTGTGACATAGAAAAGAAATGGGGTTAGGAAGGTGATCGAAGAGTTGGGAgagaataatttttctttaaattttttattttatttcatttataaatattttaaatcaaataaattataattttacaaataagtttttaataatttataatttcttTTAACAAAATTAGTTGAAAATGTCCTTAATTTGCTAACAGAGATAAACACAAGGACTAAATTGGCTAAATTGAAAATACAAGGACTAAATTGACCCAATGATTAAAACACAAGGACCATTTTAACATATAAGCCTTCTCTTTATCTTAATGAATATTgtatatttttctaaaaaaaaaaaaaaaaaactaaggatgatcaaatgcttgttacttgatataattattaatttaacTTTGTAATTATGTAATTAAATGTCAAAAAAACTATAGGGTTTCAATTCATTATTATGTTGGATTCTTTATATTTACCAGAGCAAGTGTTAATTTTTGTGTAATAAAACCAATCAAGGACAAGTTAACACATCTTAATGCTGCTAAttttattcaaattcaaatttcttAACCAGTGATTTAGACCAAGAAAGAACCTAATCAGTGTGTTTAATGAACGAAAGTAAAGAAATTGTAGTGTCATTTACATCAAAATACAATCATATCCATCGAGACAATaagacaatttttttcaaaaaatatgaTGCATTTATATGTATTCAAAGTGAAatttgtttacaaaatttagaaaCTGGAGACAACTTATTTTAGTTCCTTCCATTGTAGCACCCATTGCATTAGTTCCTACgatttccaattcatcctttaAATTTAAAGGTTTTGGCAACTCATTAGCATTACCTTCTAAATCTTTCTTCAAAGCAACACGAGTAGTGACATTGCTTAATGCAATCTCTTATACAAACTCGCTACATTCTTTCCTATTTAtcctttgaatttcatggttttgGCAGCTCACCAAAATTTGGTTTTCCAGATAGCATCTAGAACACCAGATTTTGTATTGCTTGATTCAATCTCTTTCGGAGAACCTGATGCCTTAGTTTCTACTTCTGTCAATCCATCATTTGCATTTGATGGTTTCAGAAGCTCATGAACATTTCCTTCTGAAACTTGTTTCGATGTAGCCTCAGTAGTGATAGTTTCTTGAACACCAGACTTTGATTTGCTTGATTCGGTCTCTGGAGTATAGCCCACTGCATTTGTTCCTACTTTTGCTGATCCAACCTTTGAATCTGATGGTTTTGGTAGCTCAACAACATTGCTTTCTGAGACTTGTTTTGACGCTGTATCATTAATGATAGTTTGATTAACTGCACCAGTTCCTAGTTTTTCATATCCATCCTTTGAGTTTGACAATTTTGTTAGCTCTCCAACATTACATTTAGAGATTTGCTTCAAAGTCATATCAATGGTGATAGTTTCTTGAATACCGGGTCTTACTTTGTTTGATACAACCTCATTTGTAGAAGTTGCTGCATTAGTTCCTACTTTTGTAGATCCTTCCTTTGAAATCGATGGTTTTGGAAGCTCACTCCCATTTTCTGAGAATTGGTCCACATAAGTATGAGTAATGATAGTTCCTTGAATACCAGCTTCTGTTTTGCTTGATGCAATATCCTTGCCATAACCCACAACATTACTTTCTACTTGTGTCAGTTCATCTTTCAAATCCGATTGTTTTGGCAGCTCGCCAATTTTACCTTCTGAGGCTTGGTTTAAGGAAGTATCAGTAGTGATGGTTTCTTGAACACCAGAATCTGTATTACGTGATGCAATCACCTTGGTAGACCTCACTGCATTCTCTCCAACTTTTGTTGATCTATCCTTTGAATCCAATGTTTTTGGTAGCTCACCAACATTACCATCTGAGACTTTTTTCAAAGCAGTATCAGTAGTGATGGTTTCCGCAACACTAAATCTTGTATTAGTTGATGAAATCTCCTTGGTATAACCCAATGCATTAGTCTCTACTTTGTCATATCCATCCTTTGAAGTTGATAGTTTTGGTAGCTCACCAACATTACCTTCTGAAATTTGCTTGAAAGCTAAATGAGTAGTGATAAGTTCTTCTGCATTGTTAGATGCAAACTCATGGGAAGAACTCGCTGCAATGGTTTCTATTTTTATTGGTCCATCCTTTGAATCTGATGCTTTTGGTAACTCTCCAACATTACCTTTTGGGACTTGCTTCAAATCAGTATAAGTAGTGATAGTTTTGTGATCAGACGATTCTAAATTGGTTGATCCAATTTCCTTGATAGAACCCACTGCATTAATTCCTACTTTTCCGggttcatcatttgaatttGATGATTTCGATAGCTCACTAGCATTTCCTTCTGAGACTTGCTTTAAACCCATATGAGTAATCATAGTATGTTGAACACTAGATCTTATATTGTTTAATACTACCTCCTTGTTTGAACCAACTGCATTAGTTCTTACTTTAGTTGACCCATCCTCTGAAGCTGACAATTTTTGAAACTCACCAACGTTACCTTCTAAGACTTGTTTCAAGGACGTATGAGCAATGATAGTTTCATGAACATCAGATCCTGCATTACTTAATGCATCCTCCTTGGTAAAACCCACTATATTTGTTCCTACTTCTGCAAATCCATTATTTGAGTTTGATGGTTTTGTAGTAGCACCAACATTCCCTTTTGACACTGGCTTCATAGCAATATCAATGGTGATAGTTTCTTGGACACTAGATCTTGGATTGTTTAATGATATCTGCTTGGTAGATTCCCCTGCAATAGCTTCTACTTTTTCTGATCCATTCTTTAAATCTGGTGACTTTGTCAGTTCATCCACATTACCTTCTGAAATTCGCTTTGATGCATTATCCATAGTGACAGCTTCTTGAACACTAGACCCTATATAACTTGATGTAGTCTTATTTTTAGAACCCACTGCATCATTCgcatttgattgttttggtaGCTCACTAATATTACCTTCAGAGACTGACTTCAAAGTAGATTGAGTAGTAACAGCTTCTTGAACATCAATGCCTGCATAACTTGATGCAGTCTCGTTTTTAGAACTCAATGCATCATTCAAATTTGGTTGTTTTGGCATCTCACTAACACTACCTTTCGAGACTGACTTCAAAGTAGATTGAGTAGTGAAATTTTCTTGAGCACTAGACCTCGAATTTCTTGATGCAGTCTCCTTGGTAGAACCCACATCATTAGTTTCTACTTCTGTTAATCCATCCTTCAAATCAGATGGTTTATGAGGCTTACCAACATTAACTTCAGAGACTTTCTTCGAAGCAGTATAAGTAGTAGTAGGTTCTTGAACACCAAATTCTGTATTGCTTGATGCAGATTTAGAAGTTATTAAAGAGAAATTTGTCAAACCAGGGTCCTGAACTTCACCAACTTCCCGTACTTTCACGTCCTGAATTATGCTCGAATCCTCTTTGGATTCTGACAAGATGGAAACCGGCTCCTAAAATATCAAAAAAGCCATGATTTAGAATCTTGTATAGTTTTCAGTATAAATTTCCAAAATCGAGTACAGCGGCTTCACATAGATGtcaaactaaattttttaaccTAACAAGAAGAATTGGTTGATATAAGAATTGTCAGATACATAAATAGTCAAATATACTTGCACTAATGTGGATGCAGCAGAAGCAAATACAGCTGAAACACAAGATTTCAAATAAATCTAAAACTGTGGAACTACATAAACATATCTTGCAGTTAGACTTGCATGTATCTAGAATCTTTTATTTTCGATAAATCAACATCACACATTCCATGAGAGCATTACATACTCCGCATGAGAAGTAAATTACTTGGACATGCACATTGATTGAATTGagaaaaatagaaggaaaaaaaaaagcaacaatCTACATGGCTTGACATTGCCGTCATGCAAATTTATGTGGTTTGCAGAGACATTTTGAATAGAACTTTTACTTTGATAGCACTAAAAAGAACAAGATAACTTGAtgtcaaaggaaaaaaattagcgTCTAACAATAATAATGGCATGCTGTAAATAATTCAAAAAGAAGGTCTTCCAATTTAATTATGTCGATTACAGTAAATGAAAAGTGATTAAACCTATTTAAAAACAGTAATAGAGTGCTACAGATAATTCAAAAGGTATATGAGTAAACCATGTAGATAATTCAAACATTCTCTAACGCATAGTGCTTGTGTAACTTACAGTAAGTGAATTGTGATCATCAAAACGCGGTTCAACCATGGACTTAATTAACCATGATAGGTGTTTCTCCTGTTCTGTTGGTGGATTTTCATTGGAAGAAACATATTGATAGCAAGAATTTGAAGAAGCTTCTTTCTCGTCCAAATTCTTAGAGAGATCGACATCTGAGTCTAAATTCGATATTAGTTTAGATATCTCTGCTCGCATGTCTGAAGAAATGGAGTCAAAGGAAATGACTTTTTCAGATGTTTGAGGGCTTGAGTCATAGATTGGCTCCTTATGTTGATTGTCGTCCATCATATTGCTCATAAAGTGGACTTCTAAATCCTCAAGTGGAGGTTGTGGTGAAACTGCAACCTTCACAACGAGATCACCTTTTGATTTGGAACTTGTTGATCCACCTTTCCTCACATC
This genomic interval from Malus domestica chromosome 05, GDT2T_hap1 contains the following:
- the LOC114825068 gene encoding uncharacterized protein, producing the protein NPRPALLRTSEKENGGSSRSSNLSPAPPPPPPPTTTTTTIFFLLPFPQTPCYLHHHHHHCIHASPHPTPYTYLPFPSFLLVSPSLLLPPSHRSPLSTSPKASLQEEAQTQQLEIPEDNNNGEEIEIEIENSDNKEDGQVSSDPTPALKRDGVKPPTLTVKEKKELASYAHSLGKKLKSQLVGKSGLTASVAASFIENLESNELRKVKIHGTCPGELEDVGTQLEESTGSVVTKDIIETHIDGIP
- the LOC114825069 gene encoding uncharacterized protein, encoding MGLVLKIGVNIRKSVSISIRTCYRSVCNHPFLGGMLFFLLFLHREFPFVFSLLVYASPVFVCSVVLLGTLLIFGQSNIPETEKEQKISHAIAYPRTRVSRDDIIIIERDRRFPTERLSGKSKDTAESSEVDDYEGSVGYVPLIDECLQNILSGKRLTGDMGRELNSEDLKSQRNVENEKARHEGMLREVRIDEKQHSMVQKVGDENRYSIDAHKGDHYSESNGGDDNDDDDDDEASDYGSERAESSSPDASMADILPILDELHPLLDLEPPHPANDESDSVSDRSNDGNNESNEDIQNKDGEVEEDEVDDNDGDEEETHGGKKDESAINWTEDDQKNLMDLGNLELEKNQCLETIIARRRATKSFSLSAEKNLIDLDSSENLFNVTPISTTRHNPFDPQYDSSYDSMGLPPIPGSAPSILLPRRNPFHLPYELNENKLDHVKGDSFQQHFMTFQPKEVSFCRHESFSLGPSSLGDAKEERQEFKWRPFFVPEQLAPEGTSYSSLQRQSSNVSDSKLSSSHDTESVSSTADMDDRKFSEQDFAKEAEVISNIYRAFDLFGHRSQSFEDVEREIMEQDGKKDVQHNELEIKLGKVENLEPSLSSTGGFATPVEINDKSSFSSLSQVDEKISDVRKGGSTSSKSKGDLVVKVAVSPQPPLEDLEVHFMSNMMDDNQHKEPIYDSSPQTSEKVISFDSISSDMRAEISKLISNLDSDVDLSKNLDEKEASSNSCYQYVSSNENPPTEQEKHLSWLIKSMVEPRFDDHNSLTEPVSILSESKEDSSIIQDVKVREVGEVQDPGLTNFSLITSKSASSNTEFGVQEPTTTYTASKKVSEVNVGKPHKPSDLKDGLTEVETNDVGSTKETASRNSRSSAQENFTTQSTLKSVSKGSVSEMPKQPNLNDALSSKNETASSYAGIDVQEAVTTQSTLKSVSEGNISELPKQSNANDAVGSKNKTTSSYIGSSVQEAVTMDNASKRISEGNVDELTKSPDLKNGSEKVEAIAGESTKQISLNNPRSSVQETITIDIAMKPVSKGNVGATTKPSNSNNGFAEVGTNIVGFTKEDALSNAGSDVHETIIAHTSLKQVLEGNVGEFQKLSASEDGSTKVRTNAVGSNKEVVLNNIRSSVQHTMITHMGLKQVSEGNASELSKSSNSNDEPGKVGINAVGSIKEIGSTNLESSDHKTITTYTDLKQVPKGNVGELPKASDSKDGPIKIETIAASSSHEFASNNAEELITTHLAFKQISEGNVGELPKLSTSKDGYDKVETNALGYTKEISSTNTRFSVAETITTDTALKKVSDGNVGELPKTLDSKDRSTKVGENAVRSTKVIASRNTDSGVQETITTDTSLNQASEGKIGELPKQSDLKDELTQVESNVVGYGKDIASSKTEAGIQGTIITHTYVDQFSENGSELPKPSISKEGSTKVGTNAATSTNEVVSNKVRPGIQETITIDMTLKQISKCNVGELTKLSNSKDGYEKLGTGAVNQTIINDTASKQVSESNVVELPKPSDSKVGSAKVGTNAVGYTPETESSKSKSGVQETITTEATSKQVSEGNVHELLKPSNANDGLTEVETKASGSPKEIESSNTKSGVLDAIWKTKFW